The Marinilongibacter aquaticus genome has a window encoding:
- a CDS encoding DUF6916 family protein has protein sequence MELDKLAFEDFRELLHKTMQVHFTDKVALPCELISLTELKGYSPLERKPFSFVIRSLQKDQYYSQGTVVIEHPSLGNLPVFISPIGFDETGMQYEAVFS, from the coding sequence ATGGAATTGGACAAATTGGCATTTGAGGATTTTCGTGAATTACTGCATAAAACAATGCAGGTGCATTTTACGGATAAAGTGGCTTTGCCTTGCGAACTCATTTCCCTGACCGAGCTGAAAGGCTATTCACCACTGGAAAGAAAACCCTTTTCCTTTGTGATTCGCAGTCTGCAAAAGGACCAATATTACAGTCAGGGTACAGTTGTGATCGAACACCCGAGCTTGGGCAATTTGCCCGTATTTATATCACCCATCGGTTTCGATGAAACAGGCATGCAATACGAGGCTGTTTTCTCCTAA
- a CDS encoding phage tail protein, with amino-acid sequence MSEPYVGEIRMFAGNFAPRSWAFCDGQLLAVSQNDALFSLFGTIYGGDGRTTFGLPDMRGRVPIHAGHGPGLSSRNLGSKGGVEKVTLTTNQMPSHGHKTKASKALANTASPESAVLATSSQVSLYFADPPNQNMRTDAIDSVGGSQSHTNLQPFLCINFIVALFGIYPSRG; translated from the coding sequence ATGTCGGAGCCTTACGTGGGTGAAATAAGAATGTTTGCAGGCAATTTTGCTCCAAGATCCTGGGCTTTTTGCGATGGACAATTGCTTGCGGTGAGTCAGAATGATGCTCTTTTTAGTCTTTTCGGTACCATTTATGGTGGGGATGGCCGTACCACTTTTGGTTTGCCAGATATGCGTGGAAGGGTGCCCATTCATGCGGGGCACGGTCCGGGTTTGAGCAGCCGAAATTTGGGCAGTAAAGGCGGAGTGGAGAAAGTGACCTTGACGACCAACCAAATGCCCTCGCATGGTCATAAAACAAAAGCCTCGAAAGCCTTGGCCAATACGGCTTCTCCGGAGAGTGCGGTTTTGGCCACATCGAGCCAAGTGTCTCTTTACTTTGCCGATCCGCCAAACCAGAATATGCGTACGGATGCGATTGATTCGGTGGGCGGGAGCCAATCGCATACAAATTTGCAGCCCTTTTTGTGCATTAATTTTATCGTGGCCCTTTTTGGGATTTACCCCTCCAGGGGTTGA
- a CDS encoding GNAT family N-acetyltransferase: MPLNLSHKEIVLRGIGEEDLPKLCEIYSSTREAEMQRLTDWTQSQKTAFLMQQFSYQHTYYQQNYNGAGFYMIRYKKEDIGRLYIDTNFKGKEIRIIDIALLPKWRAQGIGTRILEDIKAKGKTLHRPVSIHVESFNPAMNLYKRLGFRKVSETNGVYHLLEWRAA; the protein is encoded by the coding sequence ATGCCATTGAATCTGAGCCATAAAGAAATTGTGTTAAGGGGAATCGGAGAGGAGGATTTACCCAAACTCTGCGAAATATACAGCAGCACCCGAGAGGCTGAAATGCAGCGTTTGACCGATTGGACTCAGAGTCAGAAAACGGCTTTTTTGATGCAGCAATTCAGTTATCAGCACACATACTATCAGCAGAATTACAATGGGGCGGGTTTTTACATGATCCGCTACAAGAAAGAAGACATCGGGCGATTGTATATCGATACAAATTTTAAAGGAAAGGAAATCCGTATCATCGATATCGCTCTTTTACCGAAATGGCGTGCACAGGGAATCGGCACCCGCATATTGGAAGACATAAAAGCGAAAGGAAAAACCTTGCACAGGCCTGTCAGTATTCATGTCGAGAGCTTCAATCCAGCAATGAATTTATACAAAAGATTGGGCTTTAGGAAAGTGAGCGAAACCAACGGCGTATATCACCTTTTGGAATGGCGGGCGGCTTAA
- a CDS encoding phage tail protein encodes MSEPFIAEIRIFAGNFAPRSWAFCEGQLLPVSQNTALFSLIGTTYGGDGRSTTALPNLQGRSPMHPGRGPGLTARLLGQKGGLETVDLSEAQMPNHNHQLRATNEVAESSQAENKSLSTASAGIYANATPNVNMAPAMLESSGGGQAHNNMMPYLTLNFIIALQGLFPSRS; translated from the coding sequence ATGTCAGAACCATTTATAGCCGAAATTCGAATTTTTGCAGGCAATTTTGCTCCAAGAAGCTGGGCTTTTTGCGAGGGACAGCTTTTGCCCGTTTCGCAGAATACCGCACTGTTTTCTTTAATTGGTACTACGTATGGTGGAGATGGGAGATCGACCACCGCATTGCCGAATTTGCAAGGGCGTAGTCCCATGCACCCCGGCCGCGGCCCTGGCCTTACTGCCCGGCTATTGGGCCAAAAGGGGGGATTGGAAACTGTGGACCTTTCCGAAGCCCAAATGCCGAATCATAATCATCAGTTGAGGGCGACGAACGAAGTGGCCGAGTCGAGCCAAGCAGAGAACAAAAGCTTGTCTACGGCTTCGGCAGGAATTTATGCCAATGCTACGCCGAATGTCAACATGGCACCGGCTATGCTCGAAAGTTCGGGTGGCGGCCAAGCTCACAACAACATGATGCCCTATCTGACCCTGAACTTTATCATTGCCTTGCAAGGGCTTTTTCCATCACGAAGTTAA
- a CDS encoding phage tail protein has protein sequence MSEPFLAEIRMVGFNFAPNGWTLCDGQILPINQNQSLYSLLGTTYGGDGRTSFALPDLRGRTPIHAGAGHNLGQKSGEETHTLTVAEMPEHTHEVKAYATGSVASNVPTATNNVLSVSTPANIYNDTLESLADLSAGTLVNMGGSQAHDNMQPYLAVNFCIALQGLFPSRN, from the coding sequence ATGTCTGAACCGTTTTTAGCCGAAATACGCATGGTGGGTTTCAATTTTGCTCCAAATGGTTGGACGCTGTGCGATGGTCAGATTTTGCCCATCAATCAAAATCAATCCTTGTATTCTTTATTGGGTACGACTTACGGTGGCGACGGGAGAACTTCCTTTGCCTTACCCGATTTACGTGGTCGCACACCCATTCATGCAGGGGCGGGGCACAATCTTGGACAAAAAAGCGGAGAAGAAACGCACACTTTGACTGTGGCCGAGATGCCCGAACATACACATGAGGTGAAGGCTTATGCCACGGGCTCTGTGGCCTCGAATGTACCGACGGCAACAAACAATGTGCTTTCTGTATCGACTCCAGCTAACATTTACAACGATACTTTGGAATCTTTGGCGGACTTGAGTGCGGGGACATTGGTGAATATGGGTGGTAGCCAAGCCCATGACAACATGCAGCCCTATTTGGCCGTGAACTTTTGTATTGCCCTACAAGGGCTTTTTCCTTCGAGGAATTAA